The genomic region ttcttccctctcctccccatcccccttgtTATCATAAGTTTTTCAGAAATATTAGTGCCAGATGTAGACACTATGGTTTAGCCTCAGGAAAAATAAGGACCAATAATCATTTAAATATGTTGCAGTAAAACTGACACTTTGGGAATGCAGCTAGAATTTCAAAACTCATTACACAGCCATAGGGGTTAAGGGGTACCAAATGTTTTGGTAATACTGATGCTTAAGTGGTTTGCAACTTCTGAGATAGGTAAAGTTAGAGGTGCAAATAGCAGAATATTATGTATAATGTTCCTTGCTTACCTGATCAAGGTACTGATCTCTCAGTGATGTTAGCCCATGAGTACTGTAGTCCCGCAGGTCCCTAAGATTTTTGCCCTGACAACTGTAGCTCTCTCTGATACGTTCCATTTGTTGATAACAGCTTTCTTTGATACTCACAACCTACAATTAAGAATACATAGTTGTTGTTAGTAGATGAGATCATTAAAAAATGAATTAATTGATGTAAACTGTATGATAACCATTTTGGGTTAAGAAGAATGTCTCAAGAATTGTCAGGATCTAACCTGAATGTTGTAGTTTTCTCTGAGTCGATCAAGCTGCTGTGTCTTGTATGCCTCAACGCTCTCAAGTAATTTTCTAACCTGACGAGCCTTACGGGATACTCGATCTCTACAGCAGCAGCATTCCCAACCCAGCCTGCAGAATGAGTAGAAACATGCAATGTTTCAGAGAATTGTGCCAATTAATTGTGAAAAAGCATTTTCAATATAATGAACTAAGTCTGAATGCTGTGTCAAGGAATAAGTTGATTTTATTAATTTTCATCCAGTTATTGTTATACTTTACTCATTGTTTCATATTTTGACTTAAAACTGTAAGCCATTAGTAAGTTTTAAGCATTATGGAGGTAATTTTAAGATTAGCTCCACTTTAATGTGATTTTCAGCCAGATAGCTTAAAGATGTACATATTGAACATGCTGCCTTTATTACATCTAAAGAGTAAAGTGAGAAGTGTTACCTGTCGATGAGGTAGTTGACCAGTTGAATTATAAGTGTGACCAGGAGGAATAGGGCAGCACAGGCAAAGCCAAAGAGGAGACTCTCTATGTATAAGGCTCGTAGTGGGCCATCATTCAAACTTAGGAACAGCAGCACAGATGTATTGCCTACACTGTTATAAGCAAAGCACTTGTACCATCCTATGTCTGAACGCACCACCTCACGGATCAAAAGATGACCAGAAGCCAGTACTTCAAACCGAGGAttgtctgctgctgcttcttcaaCTTGTCGTAAATGATGGCTTATCCATCCATCACCATTGTTACTGCTGTTGTGCCGGAAGACTTCATGTTTGGCTGAGAGCCACAACACATTATGAGGTGGGTGTGCTGTCACGTTACACTCCAGCAAGGCACTCTGCCTCCCATGGGCCATTACCCAGTTCCCAGAAGGAGTGACTGCTTTGGGTGCCTCACAGCTTAGGAGTTCCATGTGTCTAGCCAGTTGGGTCACACTCCAAAGCTGACCATCTTTACACTTCAAAGGTTCTACACCACTCCAAGTTGATATGTCTGTTGATATGAGCAATTCAGGAAGCCAGGAATTGTAACAGTCACAGCGAAGTGCTGTTCCTGCAAGAAAGACTGATGTATTATGCTTAACTAATTTGTTAAGAGACATTGGTAGCACCGTGAGACTCGAGTTCTGAAGATTCAAAGAACGGAGCTTTGGAAGTCCCTCAAACGCCACTTCTTCTATTTCTGTCAGACTCGGGGTATGGGCCAGGCTGAGGTATTCTAAATTGTGGAGACCTGTGAAAGCTCCATGTTCAACCCTCACCAACCTTTCATTATATTCAAGGTGCAGTTGCTGTAATAATGGTATCTCCAAGAACACAAATTCATCAATATTTACAATATGGGTATGACTAAGTTGTAGTAGATGTATGTATCTAGCCCTTGCAAGAGTTGCAGAACTTATATGCTGGATAGGGTTGTGATGAAGAAACAGATCTTCCAGGCAAAGTGCATTTGACACCATGCCATCTGGCAAGTATTTGATTGAATTGTGTGATGCATCGAATACTCTTAGATGGTCTCCATGTAGGCGGGGCAATTGATACAGATCTGCTCCACTAACGTTAAGGTATTGGAGGTTCATTGCATCATCCATCCATCGATGATGTAGTGTAGATAATCTTGTTTGAGATAAATTTAAGTAGGTTAGAGAAGTTAGGCCTTGTAAAGCCTCAGCGTCCATATGGGTAATTGGATTATTATTAAGATCTAGGAGTTTTAAGTGATAAAGTCCTTCCAGGTCTTTGTTATTGAGCATGGTGAGGCTATTGTGAGACACATCTAGCCGAGTGAGAGCTGGGATGTTTGACTTTGAGGTGTCCGCCGCCAAGGGAGTGCACATGGTTGTATGTAACATCCAGCATTTCCAGCTTAGGAAGTAAGGGTAGGTAATTCAGATTGGACAGTTGACTGCCACTGATTTTTAGTTGGCGAAGATCATGAAGTTTAGCGAGCAAATGCGTGGGGACAACAGAGTACCCTTCCaagatgagtgtggtggtgtcggTGGGCGGATGAGGAGGGTACTTCTCACCGGGATTTGCTGTACATTCTACTTGCCGCGGTAAAAGGCAAGAGCAGCCCGCAGGACAACGTGGTCCGCCGTCGTTGTTCGGGGTCCAGCCACTCTCACTCTTTCCACTGTCATCACTCTCCGGCACCACTGCTGCCACTAGGGTacacacgcaccaccaccaccaccaccatcgccgccaccccgccatcaCCGCTCACACAACCTGCAACCACACAAGTTGTAGTACAGTCACCATAATTCATCTCTTCCCGACAGGTATAACATGCAAACTGGAATATGTTAAGCCTGATGGGTTTCCTTGGGTTTCATCACTTTAAACCACTCGGTTTTAAAATGCAATTATGAACCATAAGTATTTTTCAGAACGAAGAAGAAATTGAACCAGAAAGATTACACATAACCACTTGAAATTACTTATGATCATCCCAAAACCACTTCGTTATGGACAAGGCTCTGCCTTAGCAGACCAAACGGTATTGGGATTATTTCCAGTGTGTTCCGTGCCACAGTTCAGCTTAGGATATCGTATTGTCGTTTTGTGAACGTGTATACAAATGTGTTAACAAGTGAGTGTTAGAAACGGAGGTACAGTTGAAAATCTTACCCAAATTGGTGCATGGTCGCTAGCAGTAGCGGGTGGAAAATTTTAAAGTTCAGCGCGctggggagggagtgttgtggAATGGAGCGGGTCGCTCAGCTGACTGAGGCTTGGTAGTGGGGCTGGCTAAGCTCAGACCTCGGTATACGTACCTTACAGACGCCAACACTCTCTATCGATCGGGCGCTGCCTTctgttctctctttctcccctcccccctctctctctctctctctctctctctctagtattaCACAAGTACCCTAACCGGCCTCGTCAGTTACATAAACCTTCCATATCGTGAATTCGTCACCTAAATGCATTTGCAAATACAATTTCGTTATATAATGTTGAGGAAAGAACACTATGTCCTTTGTCGTATGATATTGTCCATATTTGCTAAAGTTAGTTATTAAAAGCAGTTATCTTTGTATCTGTTGTATCATTTGGTTATTATATTGATTGGGACACTGAACGCTGTAGTGAACCCGACTCATTGGCCTATACATAGAACTGAGTGACCGTGGATTATTTCTTTtgaaccgtatatatatatatatatatatatatatatatatatatatatatatatatatatatatatatatatatatatatatatatatatatttttttttttaactatttgccatttcccgcgttagcgaggtagcgttaagaacagaggaatgggcctttgagggaatatccttacctggcccccttctctgttccttttggaaaattaaaaaaaaataatgagaagggaggatttccagccccccgctccctccccttttagtcgccttctacgacacgcagggaatacgtgggaagtgttctttctcccctatccccagggataatatatatatatatatatatatatatatatatatatatatatatatatatatatatatatatatatatatatataagcaaatagaCTGGTTACCTAAAATGCGTAGTTATGCAATAAACGTCACCTTGGGAACCAAGAAAAAAGTCTGCAATGTTTTGAGATGCTGATCTCATGAAGGAAAATTAAACTTTGCAAGATGGACAAGGAAATTGATGCTTAATAATACAAATATTTAGTTATTAAAAAATTcttaagtataaaagaaagataaaatactagGTAACTATCAATACTAGGGaactatttttgaaaaaaaatatataaattaagaTATGTAGCAATGAACAAGTTTAAAGCAAAAAAgctaaattaaaaaaatgaaCAAGTTTCTTGCCAGTAAGAATCTTTAAAAACTGGTTCACATGAAGTCTCCTCATTACATCGTCAGCTAAGCTCCGACACcattgtcgatatatatatatatatatatatatatatatatatatatatatatatatatatatatatatatatatatatatatatataatcaaaatccccaggaccccttttatggagaTGCTACAGCGTtaaggttgcgctacaatcagtagtggGGATATGTTGGACtttggagagagaggttcctTGACAAGATAGATTTTTCGTCGTTGTCTTCATATGTGGTgaaacctcatgcaggcagaatCCTTATATATAGGAATACATACATCCTGCTCACTTAGAAAAATTATACTTGGCAGATGTTCTACTTTACGTAAGCATTAGTTGTTTCCTTTTACACAGTGCGTCAGTTTCATTTGACGCCAAGGTTCGCTTCATTTGATGGATGCTTCTAAGCGAAAATCAATGTTTTCCTCTCGTTAATTGATGTTTATTGTtccacacaaaaatatatgtttatgtaatAATATTGTGGATATCGTAAACTGCGGCCAACGAATGTGTATCCGTCATTCAATTGATACAGTTCAAGAGCAACGTAATTCTTTGATGGTATGCATCATATCAGCCAGGGGGTTCACGTTTAACAGGTGCTTCAGAATTCAAGTGAAACTGATGTAATGTTAAGGTTGTATAAGGGAATACTGTCCGAAAGTTAGTATGATTTCGTAACAGCGTGAATAATATTAGTTTTGTATTCAATTTTGATTAATATCCAAATAATTTCATAAGAGAAAAATATACTTGATGTTTAAGGGAAATTGACGACGGCGTACGTGTGAGCAGGAGGATGTAATGGCTGACATCCGGAGATGCTGTTCACTTGGGCAACATTGGTTTGTTATGTGGCTATATCCCGTAACATGTGTGATGTAACGTACAGTCGTTGGAATAAGCCATATAGCTAACTGCCACGGAGAGTCTTTTCTTTGTTGTCGGACGAGACTAGACAGTGATTTATAGCAGTAATCCTGGAGTGGATGAATTTCCCCGTACCCGGGTACGTTTGGAGTTTGCCCCCAAGTGTCACACCAACACTGCACCTCTTGGTATCGATTGTTCAGATGCTCGACATCCTCTTCCCGCACCCGTTTGAGagcctttcctcacattctctcttctcgTTCCCCTTTACAGTCGTTCTCACTTTTCCATCTTTTGAAACTCTTCTCCCTTTGATGTAGTAGAGGACCTGTAAAATTGTTGAAAACTATGAACGGTAAGCTGTCGGAGGAGGGTATTAATGTTTTCAATGCGGAACATGTAAGTACAGAGCGTTATCACTTATCCCGGAGCGGCCATAGTCGccttatatatttccttttatatCTCTAAGATGCAACGTATTGTGTTAAATGTGtagcttcgtttttttttttttttaagtagattGAATTTAACGTTTTCGGATCAGATGCTAGGATATCTTTGTAGATACTGACATTGTACTTACTCATATGAAAGTCCTGAAGGgcatgaatgtcagtttgctttTGCAGACTTCCCTTTGACACCACCAAAATTGAAAGGTGCCGCTAAGTACAATATGTGAGGATATGTAAACATCAAGGGACTGAAACTTCAGGAAAATTT from Panulirus ornatus isolate Po-2019 chromosome 15, ASM3632096v1, whole genome shotgun sequence harbors:
- the LOC139753841 gene encoding LOW QUALITY PROTEIN: uncharacterized protein (The sequence of the model RefSeq protein was modified relative to this genomic sequence to represent the inferred CDS: deleted 1 base in 1 codon), with product MAGWRRWWWWWWCVCTLVAAVVPESDDSGKSESGWTPNNDGGPRCPAGCSCLLPRQVECTANPGEKYPPHPPTDTTTLILEGYSVVPTHLLAKLHDLRQLKISGSQLSNLNYLPLLPKLEMLDVTYNHVHSLGGGHLKVNIPALTRLDVSHNSLTMLNNKDLEGLYHLKLLDLNNNPITHMDAEALQGLTSLTYLNLSQTRLSTLHHRWMDDAMNLQYLNVSGADLYQLPRLHGDHLRVFDASHNSIKYLPDGMVSNALCLEDLFLHHNPIQHISSATLARARYIHLLQLSHTHIVNIDEFVFLEIPLLQQLHLEYNERLVRVEHGAFTGLHNLEYLSLAHTPSLTEIEEVAFEGLPKLRSLNLQNSSLTVLPMSLNKLVKHNTSVFLAGTALRCDCYNSWLPELLISTDISTWSGVEPLKCKDGQLWSVTQLARHMELLSCEAPKAVTPSGNWVMAHGRQSALLECNVTAHPPHNVLWLSAKHEVFRHNSSNNGDGWISHHLRQVEEAAADNPRFEVLASGHLLIREVVRSDIGWYKCFAYNSVGNTSVLLFLSLNDGPLRALYIESLLFGFACAALFLLVTLIIQLVNYLIDRLGWECCCCRDRVSRKARQVRKLLESVEAYKTQQLDRLRENYNIQVVSIKESCYQQMERIRESYSCQGKNLRDLRDYSTHGLTSLRDQYLDQVNKVRDYSISQMNRVRENYVFQRHRIRKFSAHQLLKLRETYKYQQKTLNKILENLPDLYLQNCRTGGCQRTDSIIFDDALNGIDAYYKVDFFDTQSHNSDYFTPASTLTHSFRSSRGHDPAKQHSRTSSNTSSDFVEAQLWIRRDSSAISGSSPSRTLPAHSRCHSRSFSVTGPTSFVSDPIRVHKRSLSASHPYHKVAPAPEMRGIPARITLCEETSDCKLTTPLSSPISVPGTPTLISRRRMMLDDDVQNTSAPAKHCKIDHTERDLPCTDKGKSSNSDDAICSINSECVDLKVANDKENTIHTEDDTLLTSVADDSSSTSSAYETSL